From Bacillus basilensis, a single genomic window includes:
- a CDS encoding alpha/beta fold hydrolase, whose translation MKELKIIFIPGWGMEENIWDLVLPHFKEYPVQCIDWRNVKEQSEFAGRIIDVAKDENIILVGWSLGALAAVQAHKKIKAKGIVLIGGTAKFTNTSDYTSGWNALHVERLKKNLTRKKEDTLKRFYENMFTKDELKENKSFEDIVKHFKGDSIQSLQLGLDYLIETDMREELKEVKVPILLIHGEKDVICPLSAARSMVENETAMLKVVSEAGHALCVTNFEYCANEIIQFIEGIRHDQ comes from the coding sequence ATGAAAGAGCTGAAGATTATTTTTATCCCTGGATGGGGAATGGAAGAAAATATTTGGGATTTAGTACTTCCGCATTTTAAAGAATATCCTGTTCAATGCATTGATTGGCGTAACGTGAAAGAACAAAGTGAATTTGCGGGGCGAATAATAGATGTAGCAAAGGATGAAAATATAATTTTAGTTGGATGGTCACTAGGAGCGTTAGCGGCAGTTCAAGCTCATAAAAAGATTAAGGCAAAAGGTATTGTACTAATTGGTGGTACTGCCAAATTTACAAATACGAGCGACTATACAAGTGGATGGAATGCTTTGCATGTGGAACGGCTGAAAAAGAATTTGACTAGAAAGAAAGAAGATACGCTCAAGCGGTTTTATGAAAATATGTTTACGAAAGATGAGCTGAAAGAGAATAAAAGTTTTGAAGACATCGTAAAACATTTTAAAGGTGATTCTATCCAGTCTTTACAATTAGGTTTGGATTATTTAATAGAAACAGATATGAGAGAAGAACTGAAAGAAGTGAAAGTACCTATACTACTTATTCATGGGGAGAAGGATGTAATATGTCCATTGTCTGCAGCGCGTAGTATGGTTGAGAATGAGACTGCCATGCTCAAGGTAGTAAGTGAGGCTGGACACGCATTATGCGTAACGAATTTCGAATATTGCGCAAATGAGATAATTCAATTTATAGAGGGGATACGACATGATCAATAA
- the bioC gene encoding malonyl-ACP O-methyltransferase BioC, with translation MINKTLLQKRFNVAAVSYDQYANVQKKMAHSLLSKLNRRYSANSSIRILELGCGTGYVTERISELFPKAHITAIDFAESMISVAKTRQNVKNVTFYCEDIERLRLEETYDVIISNATFQWLNDLKQVIRNLFHHLSIDGILLFSTFGHETFQELHASFQRAKEEKNIQNETSIGQRFYSKNQLHHICEIETGDVHVSETCYIESFTEVKEFLHSIRKVGATNSNEESYCQSPSLFRAMLRIYERDFTGNEGIMATYHALFVHITKEGKR, from the coding sequence ATGATCAATAAAACGTTACTACAAAAACGGTTTAACGTGGCAGCTGTATCCTACGATCAATATGCAAATGTACAAAAAAAGATGGCACATTCATTACTTTCTAAATTGAATCGGCGATATAGTGCAAATTCATCGATACGTATTTTAGAACTTGGATGCGGGACAGGTTATGTAACAGAAAGAATATCAGAGTTATTTCCGAAAGCACATATTACAGCCATTGATTTTGCTGAAAGTATGATTTCAGTTGCGAAAACTAGACAAAATGTGAAAAATGTAACGTTTTACTGTGAGGATATAGAAAGGTTACGACTAGAAGAAACATATGATGTCATTATTTCAAATGCAACATTTCAATGGCTAAATGATTTAAAACAAGTGATAAGAAATTTATTTCATCATTTGTCTATAGATGGGATATTACTTTTTTCAACGTTTGGACATGAAACATTTCAAGAGTTGCATGCTTCGTTCCAGCGGGCGAAAGAAGAAAAAAATATACAAAACGAAACATCGATTGGACAACGTTTTTATTCGAAAAATCAGTTGCACCATATATGTGAGATAGAAACAGGGGATGTGCATGTTTCTGAAACATGTTACATAGAGAGTTTTACAGAAGTTAAGGAGTTTCTGCATTCTATTCGAAAAGTAGGAGCGACCAATAGTAATGAAGAATCATATTGTCAAAGTCCCTCACTCTTTCGTGCGATGCTTCGCATATACGAAAGAGACTTCACGGGAAATGAAGGGATAATGGCAACGTATCATGCTTTATTTGTGCATATAACAAAAGAGGGGAAGAGATGA
- the ribE gene encoding riboflavin synthase subunit alpha, giving the protein MFTGIVEELGTITNMQQSGEAMKLTIHANEILSDVHLGDSIAVNGICLTVTSFTPTSFTVDAMPETMKSTSLRLLKSHSKVNLERAMAANGRFGGHFVSGHIDGIGTILNKKQHYNAIYYKIAISDELLRYCLHKGSIAVDGTSLTIFDIDESSITISLIPHTVSESVIGEKNAGDIVNIECDMIGKYIERFITKPVKRKGSMTENFLQENGFL; this is encoded by the coding sequence ATGTTTACAGGAATTGTAGAAGAATTAGGAACGATAACAAATATGCAACAAAGCGGGGAAGCAATGAAGTTAACGATACATGCAAATGAAATTTTATCAGATGTTCATTTAGGCGATAGTATAGCGGTTAACGGTATTTGCTTAACTGTAACGAGCTTTACACCTACTTCATTTACAGTTGATGCAATGCCCGAAACGATGAAATCAACATCACTTCGCCTGCTCAAATCACACTCTAAAGTAAATTTAGAACGAGCAATGGCTGCAAATGGACGATTCGGTGGACATTTCGTTTCAGGACATATTGATGGCATCGGGACGATATTAAACAAAAAACAACACTATAATGCCATCTATTACAAAATAGCTATTTCGGATGAACTGCTACGCTATTGTTTGCATAAAGGATCCATTGCTGTTGATGGAACGAGTTTGACAATATTTGATATAGACGAATCTTCCATTACAATCTCACTCATCCCGCACACAGTAAGCGAATCTGTTATCGGAGAAAAGAATGCCGGTGATATCGTAAACATTGAGTGTGACATGATTGGTAAATATATCGAACGCTTTATTACTAAGCCTGTAAAACGAAAAGGTTCAATGACCGAAAACTTTTTACAAGAAAACGGATTTCTATAA
- the bioD gene encoding dethiobiotin synthase, which translates to MGGFFITATDTEVGKTVVAGALAGVFRELGYNVGVYKPLQSGHVASNPEGDAARLKALSGVSTKENEICPYSIEEPLAPRLAMKRAGRVVRLKDIIDHYNERLKEFNSLFVEGAGGLAVPYTEDALVIDFAKELQLPLIIVARPTLGTVNHTVLTIAYAKAHGLKVAGVILSGCKECEMERVQENKEMIEELSGVPVLGLLPFFAGNFTKEEVLESAKEYIMISKLEEFIQNESNVARTSSI; encoded by the coding sequence ATGGGCGGTTTTTTCATAACAGCAACGGATACTGAAGTGGGGAAAACTGTAGTTGCAGGTGCATTAGCAGGTGTATTTAGAGAATTAGGATATAACGTAGGGGTATATAAACCGTTGCAAAGTGGACATGTTGCATCAAATCCAGAGGGAGATGCAGCAAGGTTAAAAGCATTATCGGGTGTATCGACAAAAGAAAATGAAATTTGTCCTTATTCTATTGAAGAACCGCTTGCTCCGAGACTTGCCATGAAAAGAGCTGGAAGAGTAGTACGTTTAAAAGACATTATTGATCACTATAATGAACGATTGAAAGAGTTTAATAGTCTATTTGTAGAAGGAGCAGGTGGACTAGCTGTTCCATATACAGAAGACGCTTTAGTAATTGATTTCGCAAAAGAATTACAGCTTCCTCTTATTATAGTAGCACGTCCTACATTAGGAACGGTAAATCATACAGTTTTAACGATTGCTTATGCAAAGGCACATGGCTTAAAGGTAGCAGGTGTCATTTTATCTGGTTGCAAAGAATGTGAAATGGAAAGAGTGCAAGAAAATAAAGAAATGATTGAAGAGCTGAGCGGGGTACCAGTTTTAGGTTTATTACCATTCTTTGCAGGTAACTTTACAAAAGAAGAAGTATTGGAATCTGCTAAAGAATATATAATGATTTCAAAATTAGAGGAGTTCATTCAAAATGAATCAAACGTGGCACGCACATCTTCAATCTAA
- a CDS encoding GNAT family N-acetyltransferase — protein MLHIQKITPEMKETIRMFMCANWGSSLMVSRGKGYRLEELPGFVALSDDRIIGIITYEVNGNMCEIVSLDSLEERKGIGTKLVDCVLQVAEEERCRQVWLITTNDNMNALRFYQKRNFVMTHLYVNAVEEARKIKKEIPRIGYDGISILHEIQLECRLTK, from the coding sequence ATGCTGCATATACAAAAAATTACACCAGAGATGAAAGAAACAATCCGAATGTTCATGTGTGCGAACTGGGGAAGTTCATTGATGGTTTCGCGTGGTAAGGGGTATCGGTTAGAAGAGTTGCCAGGATTTGTTGCGCTCTCAGATGACAGAATAATCGGAATTATAACATATGAAGTGAACGGAAATATGTGTGAAATTGTATCGTTAGATAGCTTAGAAGAAAGAAAAGGAATAGGGACGAAGCTTGTAGATTGTGTATTACAAGTTGCAGAAGAAGAACGGTGCAGGCAGGTTTGGCTTATTACAACAAATGATAATATGAATGCGTTACGTTTTTACCAAAAACGTAATTTTGTGATGACTCATTTATATGTGAACGCAGTGGAAGAAGCACGAAAGATAAAGAAAGAAATTCCACGTATTGGATATGACGGTATCTCAATTTTGCATGAAATTCAATTAGAGTGTCGTTTAACGAAATGA
- the ribBA gene encoding bifunctional 3,4-dihydroxy-2-butanone 4-phosphate synthase/GTP cyclohydrolase II, with protein MFHRIEEALEDLKQGKVVIVCDDENRENEGDFIALAEYITPETINFMITHGRGLVCVPITEGYAERLQLEPMVSHNTDSHHTAFTVSIDHVSTTTGISAHERATTIQELLNPASKGADFNRPGHIFPLIAKEGGVLRRAGHTEAAVDLAQLCGAEPAGVICEIINEDGTMARVPDLLQCAKQFDIKMITIEDLIAYRRHHETLVTREVEITLPTDFGTFQAIGYSNSLDTKEHIALVKGDISTGEPVLVRVHSECLTGDVFGSCRCDCGPQLHAALAQIEREGKGVLLYMRQEGRGIGLLNKLRAYKLQEEGFDTVEANEKLGFPADLRDYGIGAQILKDLGLQHLRLLTNNPRKIAGLQGYDLKVTERVPLQMPTKEENKTYLQTKVNKLGHLLNL; from the coding sequence ATGTTTCATCGTATTGAAGAAGCTCTAGAAGATTTAAAACAAGGAAAAGTCGTTATCGTATGTGATGATGAAAACCGTGAAAACGAAGGCGATTTTATCGCTTTAGCAGAGTATATTACGCCAGAAACGATTAATTTTATGATTACACATGGACGCGGTCTCGTTTGTGTACCGATTACGGAAGGGTACGCAGAACGCCTACAACTAGAACCAATGGTATCTCATAATACAGATTCGCATCATACTGCATTTACAGTGAGCATTGACCATGTTTCTACCACAACAGGGATTAGCGCTCACGAACGTGCAACTACGATACAAGAATTGTTAAACCCTGCATCAAAAGGCGCTGATTTTAATCGACCTGGACATATCTTTCCATTAATCGCGAAAGAAGGCGGTGTCCTGCGTCGTGCTGGTCATACAGAAGCTGCTGTCGATTTAGCACAGCTTTGCGGAGCAGAACCAGCTGGAGTCATTTGCGAGATTATCAATGAGGACGGTACGATGGCACGCGTCCCTGATTTACTACAGTGTGCAAAACAATTTGATATAAAAATGATTACAATAGAAGATTTAATCGCTTATCGCCGCCACCATGAAACACTTGTGACGAGAGAAGTGGAAATTACATTACCTACAGATTTCGGTACTTTTCAAGCAATTGGCTATTCTAACTCATTAGATACGAAAGAACATATCGCACTCGTAAAAGGTGATATTTCAACAGGTGAGCCTGTACTTGTACGCGTTCATTCAGAGTGCTTAACAGGAGATGTATTTGGCTCGTGCCGCTGTGATTGCGGACCACAACTCCATGCTGCACTTGCTCAAATTGAGCGTGAAGGAAAAGGCGTTCTTCTTTATATGAGACAAGAAGGACGAGGCATTGGCCTTCTTAATAAGCTTCGCGCTTATAAGTTACAAGAAGAAGGCTTCGATACTGTAGAAGCAAACGAAAAACTTGGGTTCCCCGCTGACCTTCGTGATTACGGTATCGGCGCTCAAATATTAAAAGATTTAGGTTTACAACATTTACGATTATTAACGAATAATCCAAGAAAAATTGCTGGCTTACAAGGTTATGATTTAAAAGTTACGGAGCGCGTACCGTTGCAAATGCCAACAAAAGAAGAGAATAAAACGTATTTACAAACGAAAGTAAACAAATTAGGACATTTATTAAACTTATAA
- the bioB gene encoding biotin synthase, which yields MKQVQTKRDWNKLAYDVVEEKMITKEDAIAILEADDTEILEIMNAAYIIRHHHFGKKVKLNMIINTKSGLCPEDCGYCSQSIISEAPIDKYAWLTQEKIVEGAHEAIRRKAGTYCIVASGRRPTDKEVNHVIGAVKEIRETTDLKICCCLGFLNEDQAGRLAEAGVHRYNHNLNTHANNYESICSTHTYDDRVDTVQKAKQAGISPCSGAIFGMGETIEERAEIAFELQRIDADSIPCNFLVAVKGTPLEGQKELTPVECLKVLAMMRFVNPTKEIRISGGREINLRAVQPIGLFAANSIFVGDYLTTAGQEPTADWGMIEDLGFEIEECAL from the coding sequence ATGAAACAAGTACAAACAAAAAGGGATTGGAACAAACTTGCATACGACGTAGTAGAAGAGAAAATGATTACGAAAGAAGATGCAATAGCGATATTGGAGGCTGACGATACAGAGATTTTAGAAATTATGAATGCAGCTTACATCATTCGCCATCATCACTTTGGTAAGAAAGTAAAATTGAATATGATTATTAATACGAAGTCTGGATTATGTCCTGAAGATTGTGGATATTGTTCTCAGTCTATTATTTCAGAGGCACCGATTGATAAATATGCATGGTTAACGCAGGAAAAGATTGTAGAAGGAGCACATGAAGCGATTCGCCGTAAAGCGGGTACATATTGTATTGTAGCATCTGGTCGTCGTCCGACGGATAAAGAGGTGAATCATGTAATTGGAGCAGTTAAGGAGATTCGTGAAACGACAGATTTGAAGATTTGTTGTTGTTTAGGTTTCTTAAATGAAGATCAAGCAGGACGTTTAGCGGAAGCAGGCGTACATCGTTATAACCACAACTTAAATACACATGCAAATAATTACGAAAGTATTTGTTCAACGCATACGTATGACGACCGTGTTGATACAGTTCAAAAAGCGAAACAAGCGGGTATTTCACCATGCTCTGGGGCGATTTTTGGGATGGGGGAGACAATAGAAGAGCGTGCTGAAATTGCATTTGAATTACAACGTATAGATGCAGATTCAATCCCATGTAATTTCCTTGTTGCTGTAAAGGGTACGCCGCTTGAAGGACAAAAAGAGTTAACACCAGTAGAATGTTTAAAAGTGCTGGCGATGATGCGTTTTGTAAACCCAACGAAAGAAATTCGTATTTCAGGAGGACGTGAAATCAATTTACGTGCTGTACAGCCAATCGGTTTATTTGCAGCAAACTCTATTTTTGTTGGGGATTACTTAACGACAGCTGGACAAGAACCGACTGCAGACTGGGGTATGATTGAAGATTTAGGATTTGAGATTGAAGAATGTGCGTTATAA
- the ribH gene encoding 6,7-dimethyl-8-ribityllumazine synthase, whose translation MVFEGHLVGTGLKVGVVVGRFNEFITSKLLGGALDGLKRHGVEENDIDVAWVPGAFEIPLIAKKMANSGKYDAVITLGTVIRGATTHYDYVCNEVAKGVASLSLQTDIPVIFGVLTTETIEQAIERAGTKAGNKGYESAVAAIEMAHLSKQWA comes from the coding sequence ATGGTATTCGAAGGTCATTTAGTTGGTACAGGATTAAAAGTTGGGGTTGTTGTTGGACGTTTTAATGAATTTATTACAAGTAAGTTACTAGGCGGAGCTTTAGATGGATTAAAGCGTCACGGTGTAGAAGAAAACGATATTGATGTTGCTTGGGTTCCTGGCGCATTCGAAATTCCTTTAATCGCTAAAAAGATGGCGAATAGTGGAAAATATGATGCTGTTATTACGTTAGGCACTGTAATTCGTGGTGCTACAACACATTACGATTATGTTTGTAATGAAGTAGCAAAAGGTGTTGCATCTTTATCACTTCAAACAGACATTCCAGTTATTTTCGGTGTATTAACGACAGAAACGATTGAGCAAGCGATTGAACGCGCGGGCACGAAAGCTGGTAATAAAGGCTATGAATCTGCAGTTGCTGCCATTGAAATGGCTCACTTATCAAAACAATGGGCATAA
- a CDS encoding CDGSH iron-sulfur domain-containing protein, producing the protein MAKVQIKVNDNGSFRVTGDVELVDSQGNVFPAKPAFSLCRCGLSKNMPYCDASHKGKFESVVRAPEAE; encoded by the coding sequence TTGGCAAAAGTACAAATTAAAGTAAATGACAATGGCTCTTTTCGCGTTACAGGGGACGTGGAATTAGTCGACTCACAGGGGAATGTATTCCCAGCAAAACCGGCATTTTCTTTATGCCGTTGTGGTTTATCAAAAAATATGCCTTATTGCGATGCTTCGCATAAAGGTAAATTTGAGTCTGTTGTTAGAGCACCAGAGGCAGAATAA
- a CDS encoding alpha/beta hydrolase, which produces MKRFFAALFTILGAITALGIFFTNKVMYLKKKTEEEVLERETKKHFRIEDFDALHKEEIHIPSQFGYDLHGYYIPAGHSNKFMVFCHGVTVNKMNSVKYANLFLNRGYNVVIYDHRRHGRTGGKTTSYGYYEKHDLKSVVDWLKSRFGTNITLGIHGESMGAATLLQYAGLVEDGADFYIADCPFSDFYGQLQHRLKVEFHLPKWPLLPLANAFLKVRDGYTIREVSPIDCIKNINNPVLFIHSKDDDYILADMTKALYEAKENKKQLYIAEHGAHACSYNENKEEYEAAVDQFLNTYVKETKNRLA; this is translated from the coding sequence ATGAAACGTTTTTTTGCAGCATTGTTTACTATACTAGGTGCGATAACTGCCCTTGGGATTTTCTTTACAAATAAAGTGATGTACTTAAAGAAAAAAACAGAGGAAGAAGTACTCGAAAGAGAAACGAAAAAACATTTTCGTATAGAGGATTTTGATGCTCTTCATAAAGAAGAAATTCATATCCCTTCGCAATTCGGATATGATCTTCACGGGTATTACATTCCTGCTGGTCATTCCAATAAGTTTATGGTTTTTTGTCACGGCGTAACTGTAAATAAAATGAACTCTGTAAAATATGCAAACTTATTTTTAAACAGAGGATATAATGTCGTTATTTATGATCATCGTCGTCATGGTAGAACTGGTGGAAAAACAACAAGCTATGGATATTATGAAAAACATGATTTAAAATCTGTAGTTGACTGGCTAAAAAGTCGTTTTGGCACAAATATAACCCTTGGTATTCATGGTGAATCGATGGGAGCTGCAACACTTCTTCAATACGCAGGGCTTGTAGAAGATGGGGCTGATTTTTATATTGCGGATTGTCCTTTCTCTGATTTTTACGGGCAATTGCAGCACCGTTTAAAAGTGGAATTCCATTTACCAAAATGGCCTTTATTACCTTTAGCAAACGCATTTTTAAAAGTTCGCGACGGTTATACAATTCGTGAAGTGTCACCAATCGACTGTATAAAAAACATTAACAATCCCGTTCTCTTTATTCATAGTAAAGATGACGATTATATTTTAGCTGATATGACAAAAGCGTTATATGAGGCAAAAGAGAATAAGAAACAACTTTATATTGCAGAACACGGTGCACATGCTTGCTCTTATAACGAAAATAAAGAAGAGTATGAAGCAGCCGTCGATCAATTTTTAAACACATATGTGAAAGAAACAAAAAACAGGCTTGCATAA
- a CDS encoding DUF2552 family protein, whose amino-acid sequence MDKQLRTLRNIADERTWASFLNDNHPYSLLHWSIAGVGQESKDVWLLQDEVTFQTTEFPTLDDAMQWISENMEQVTDVLAQ is encoded by the coding sequence ATGGATAAACAATTACGTACATTACGAAATATTGCAGATGAGCGCACGTGGGCATCATTTTTGAATGATAATCATCCATATAGTTTGTTACATTGGTCCATTGCAGGTGTAGGACAAGAATCGAAGGATGTTTGGTTACTTCAAGATGAAGTAACATTTCAAACGACAGAATTTCCAACGTTAGATGATGCAATGCAATGGATTTCTGAAAATATGGAACAAGTTACAGACGTTTTAGCGCAATAA
- the ribD gene encoding bifunctional diaminohydroxyphosphoribosylaminopyrimidine deaminase/5-amino-6-(5-phosphoribosylamino)uracil reductase RibD encodes MTDQEYMRIALQLAEGTSGQTSPNPMVGAVVVKDGNIVGMGAHLRAGKEHAEVHALQMAGQNAKGATVYVTLEPCSHFGKTPPCCELLIEKGVKRVVIATLDCNPLVSGNGKRRLEEAGIEVTTGVLEAEAVLLNRYFFHYMKTKRPFVTIKTAMSLDGKTATVTGDSKWITGEEARADVHQYRHTHDAILVGVNTVIADNPHLTTRIPNGGKNPIRVILDTHLKTPPSSHVITDCLAPTWIMVGKDVNKEKIASYESENIFIFQMKTKQIEIQDILDLLGEKQILSLFVEGGQTVHASFLQTNNFNEIVTYISPKLIGGKDAPTLFGGNGFSKLQDALSLKIQEMKQIGDDIKIVANARNEVTKCLQEL; translated from the coding sequence ATGACAGATCAAGAATATATGAGGATTGCCCTGCAGTTAGCAGAAGGAACATCAGGACAAACAAGTCCAAATCCTATGGTTGGTGCTGTTGTTGTAAAAGATGGAAACATCGTCGGTATGGGGGCTCATTTACGTGCTGGTAAAGAACACGCAGAAGTTCATGCCCTTCAAATGGCTGGTCAGAACGCCAAAGGCGCTACCGTTTATGTAACACTGGAACCGTGTAGCCATTTTGGAAAAACACCACCTTGCTGTGAATTGCTCATCGAAAAGGGAGTTAAGCGCGTTGTAATTGCTACCCTTGATTGTAACCCGCTCGTTTCTGGTAATGGAAAAAGGAGATTAGAAGAAGCTGGAATCGAAGTAACTACCGGTGTCCTTGAAGCAGAAGCAGTTTTATTAAATCGCTACTTTTTTCACTACATGAAAACGAAACGCCCATTTGTAACAATAAAAACAGCGATGAGCTTAGATGGAAAAACAGCAACTGTAACTGGTGACAGTAAATGGATTACAGGTGAAGAAGCACGAGCTGATGTTCATCAATATCGCCATACACACGATGCAATTCTTGTTGGAGTGAATACAGTTATAGCTGATAATCCGCATTTAACAACAAGAATTCCTAATGGGGGTAAAAATCCAATACGCGTTATTTTAGATACTCATTTAAAAACGCCACCATCTTCTCATGTCATAACAGATTGTTTAGCACCGACATGGATTATGGTTGGTAAGGATGTAAATAAAGAGAAAATAGCTTCTTATGAATCTGAAAATATATTTATATTCCAAATGAAGACGAAACAAATTGAAATTCAAGATATTTTAGACCTACTCGGTGAAAAACAAATCCTATCTCTTTTCGTTGAGGGTGGTCAAACGGTTCATGCAAGCTTCTTACAAACAAATAATTTCAATGAAATTGTAACTTATATAAGTCCAAAATTAATTGGTGGGAAAGATGCCCCTACTTTATTTGGCGGAAATGGTTTTTCAAAATTACAAGATGCGCTTTCCTTAAAAATTCAAGAGATGAAACAAATTGGCGATGATATAAAAATCGTTGCGAATGCCCGAAACGAGGTGACGAAATGTTTACAGGAATTGTAG
- the bioF gene encoding 8-amino-7-oxononanoate synthase, translating to MNQTWHAHLQSKLQQLHEQGQYRNLYVTEQAEETWLIRDEKKMLNLASNNYLGLAGDARLKEAAIVCTKKYGTGSTASRLVVGNYPLYEDVERSVCNWKGTERALIVNSGYTANVGAISSLACRHDIVFSDKLNHASIVDGIILSGAEHKRYRHNDLEHLEKLLKTASPEKRKLIVTDTVFSMDGDTAYLRELVQLKEKYGAIIIVDEAHASGIYGIGGAGLSHIEKDLAQKIDIHMGTFSKALGCYGAYLTGDAIYIEYLQNMMRSFIFTTALPPGTLGAVQKAIEIVKEDNERRERLIENGAYFRNHLREAGFDIGNSSTHIVPIVVGSNETALRFSKRLQEAGIAAIAIRPPTVPVNSSRIRFAVTSQHTIADLKWAIDRIIHIAKEEELFV from the coding sequence ATGAATCAAACGTGGCACGCACATCTTCAATCTAAATTACAACAATTACATGAGCAAGGGCAGTATCGTAATTTGTACGTAACAGAACAAGCAGAAGAGACATGGCTTATTCGAGATGAGAAAAAGATGCTAAATTTAGCGTCAAATAATTATTTAGGGTTAGCTGGAGATGCGAGGTTAAAAGAGGCTGCTATTGTGTGTACAAAAAAATATGGAACTGGTTCGACTGCCTCTCGTCTCGTTGTAGGAAATTATCCATTGTATGAAGATGTGGAGAGAAGTGTATGCAACTGGAAAGGTACTGAAAGAGCATTAATCGTAAATAGTGGGTATACAGCAAATGTAGGGGCAATATCTTCTTTAGCCTGTCGTCACGATATTGTATTTAGTGATAAATTAAATCACGCAAGCATTGTTGATGGAATTATATTAAGCGGGGCAGAACATAAAAGGTATCGGCATAATGATTTGGAGCATTTAGAGAAGCTGTTGAAAACAGCATCTCCTGAAAAGCGGAAATTAATTGTAACTGATACTGTTTTTAGTATGGATGGTGATACTGCGTATTTGAGGGAGTTAGTGCAGTTAAAAGAGAAATACGGGGCAATCATTATAGTTGATGAAGCGCATGCGAGTGGAATATATGGAATCGGCGGAGCTGGATTATCTCATATAGAAAAAGATCTTGCTCAAAAAATTGATATACATATGGGGACGTTTAGCAAGGCTTTAGGGTGTTATGGTGCGTATTTGACAGGTGATGCAATTTATATAGAGTATTTACAAAATATGATGAGAAGCTTTATTTTTACTACTGCTTTACCACCAGGGACTTTAGGAGCGGTACAAAAAGCAATTGAAATTGTGAAAGAAGATAATGAAAGAAGAGAGAGACTTATAGAGAATGGAGCTTATTTCAGAAACCATTTACGAGAAGCTGGTTTTGATATTGGGAATAGCTCAACTCATATTGTACCCATTGTGGTCGGTTCAAATGAAACAGCTTTACGGTTTAGTAAAAGGTTACAAGAGGCAGGTATTGCAGCTATTGCAATTCGTCCGCCAACTGTACCAGTCAATAGTTCTCGAATTCGCTTTGCAGTTACATCGCAACATACAATAGCTGATTTGAAATGGGCTATTGACCGAATTATTCACATTGCGAAAGAAGAGGAGCTTTTCGTATGA